One window of Thermocoleostomius sinensis A174 genomic DNA carries:
- the ggt gene encoding gamma-glutamyltransferase, with protein MANTRGAIAAGHPKTAEAGVEMFRLGGNVFDAVVAAVLASCVTEPTLTSLAGGGFLLAHTQAGQDILFDFFSQTPRCKPDRHAIDFYPVAVNFGSVTQEFHIGLGSIAVPGTIGGLFHVHDKLGRLPRSVVMEPAIHYAKNGIEVSPFQSYCASILAPILLATAESRQMFAPTGNLLQAGDRFAVPALAETFIYLAEEGARGFYQGDIARRLVKDCQDQGGYLTLADLEHYQVIERQPLITSYRGNFFLTNPPPSSGGALIAFALALLAQVEVGQFPFGCTKHLQLLAQVMKLTNAARADGYDARLYEPDVADRFLATHHRAPYETQLLAAVNKWGSTTHVSAIDGEGNAASVTTSNGEGSSYVIPGTGIMTNNMLGEADLHPSGFHQWQENVRISSMMAPTMILDANHQPEIVLGSGGSNRIRTAILQVISNLIDFNLSVEDAVNYPRVHWEADVFNVEPGFERLTIDRTQFPFDQQLELWPQQNLFFGGVHAVTRSTTGDLSGAGDRRRCGAIAVC; from the coding sequence ATGGCTAATACTCGTGGCGCGATTGCGGCTGGACACCCCAAAACGGCTGAAGCAGGAGTGGAAATGTTTCGTTTAGGGGGGAATGTCTTTGATGCTGTTGTGGCAGCAGTCCTAGCGTCCTGCGTGACTGAGCCTACCTTAACGTCCCTAGCAGGGGGAGGATTTTTGCTGGCCCACACCCAAGCCGGGCAGGACATTTTGTTCGATTTTTTTAGTCAAACCCCGCGTTGTAAGCCCGATCGTCACGCTATTGATTTTTATCCAGTGGCGGTTAATTTTGGCAGTGTCACTCAAGAGTTTCACATTGGGTTAGGCTCGATCGCCGTGCCGGGTACAATTGGCGGATTGTTTCATGTGCATGACAAACTGGGACGGTTGCCACGGTCGGTGGTGATGGAACCCGCAATCCACTACGCCAAGAACGGAATTGAAGTTAGCCCATTTCAGTCTTACTGCGCGAGTATCCTTGCCCCCATCTTGCTAGCAACCGCCGAATCACGCCAAATGTTTGCCCCCACAGGCAACTTACTGCAAGCGGGCGATCGATTTGCCGTGCCAGCGTTGGCAGAAACATTCATTTACCTAGCCGAAGAGGGAGCCAGAGGATTTTACCAAGGGGACATTGCCCGCCGCTTGGTGAAAGATTGCCAAGATCAGGGCGGCTACTTAACGTTGGCAGATTTAGAACATTATCAAGTGATCGAGCGCCAACCGCTCATCACTAGTTATCGCGGCAATTTTTTTCTAACCAATCCGCCTCCCAGTTCCGGTGGTGCACTGATTGCCTTTGCGCTGGCCCTGCTTGCTCAGGTAGAGGTCGGACAATTTCCGTTTGGCTGCACAAAGCATCTGCAATTGTTGGCGCAAGTCATGAAATTGACCAATGCCGCCAGAGCCGATGGCTATGATGCTCGATTGTATGAACCAGATGTAGCCGATCGCTTCCTAGCCACCCATCACCGCGCTCCCTATGAAACCCAATTGTTGGCAGCGGTGAACAAATGGGGCAGCACTACCCACGTTAGTGCGATTGATGGCGAGGGCAATGCCGCCAGCGTCACAACCTCTAATGGCGAAGGCTCATCTTATGTGATTCCCGGCACAGGCATCATGACCAACAATATGCTAGGCGAAGCCGATTTGCATCCCAGTGGGTTTCACCAATGGCAAGAGAATGTGCGCATTTCTTCAATGATGGCTCCGACGATGATTTTGGATGCCAACCATCAGCCGGAAATTGTCCTGGGATCGGGCGGCTCTAATCGCATTCGGACAGCGATTCTTCAGGTGATCTCAAATTTGATTGATTTCAATCTGTCGGTGGAAGACGCCGTTAACTATCCCAGAGTGCATTGGGAAGCTGATGTGTTTAATGTGGAACCGGGCTTTGAGCGGTTGACGATCGATCGCACTCAGTTTCCGTTTGACCAACAATTAGAACTGTGGCCCCAGCAAAATCTCTTCTTTGGCGGAGTTCATGCCGTCACTCGCAGCACCACAGGAGACCTATCAGGGGCGGGCGATCGGCGGCGTTGTGGAGCGATCGCAGTTTGCTAG
- a CDS encoding ABC transporter ATP-binding protein codes for MSEPLIELKGVSKSFGQNPILDRVDLTVNRGEAIAIIGPSGTGKSTILRIMCGLLAPDEGEIYIRGQKRERLLEDAEDPIGISLVFQQAALFDSLTVEENVGFALFRRSKLPRHEICELVNQKLDMVGLAGTGKRYPAELSGGMRKRVSLARAIITDPDDPRGSPEVLLYDEPTAGLDPIASTITEDIIRQLKGLKGGCGAYVVVTHQDSTIRRTADRVIFLYQGKIHWDGSVHDIDTTDNPWLRQFFSGSVEGPIHIAG; via the coding sequence ATGTCTGAGCCGTTAATTGAACTGAAGGGGGTTTCTAAATCCTTTGGCCAGAATCCAATTCTCGATCGAGTGGATTTGACGGTTAATCGCGGTGAGGCCATTGCCATCATTGGGCCATCGGGAACAGGAAAATCTACCATTCTCCGCATTATGTGTGGGCTACTGGCTCCCGATGAAGGGGAAATTTACATCCGAGGACAAAAACGGGAACGTCTTCTGGAAGACGCAGAAGATCCGATTGGCATTAGTCTTGTATTTCAGCAAGCTGCCCTCTTTGACTCACTAACGGTTGAAGAAAATGTCGGGTTTGCGCTGTTTCGCCGATCGAAGCTACCGCGTCACGAAATTTGTGAGTTGGTGAATCAAAAGCTTGACATGGTGGGGTTGGCGGGAACGGGTAAGCGCTACCCTGCTGAGCTATCGGGTGGAATGCGCAAACGAGTTAGCTTGGCTCGGGCCATTATCACCGATCCGGATGATCCCAGAGGCTCCCCAGAGGTGCTACTCTACGATGAACCAACCGCAGGGCTTGACCCAATCGCCTCTACCATTACCGAAGACATTATTCGGCAATTGAAAGGACTAAAAGGCGGATGTGGTGCGTATGTCGTCGTGACTCATCAAGACAGTACCATTCGTCGAACTGCCGATCGCGTAATTTTTCTCTATCAAGGAAAAATTCACTGGGATGGTTCTGTCCATGACATTGACACAACAGACAATCCGTGGCTCCGACAATTTTTCAGTGGCAGTGTTGAGGGGCCGATCCATATTGCGGGGTGA
- a CDS encoding MlaD family protein, whose translation MQTARRSAGLSRSMRQSAVGFLFLGSVALFIGLLLWLQNLNPARRSYRAFIEFSDAGGMTPGTVVAYRGVRVGRVVSIEPQPQGVVIEVELARADRPIPSNSIIEANQSGLVGETSINITPLEVLPSDREIAGPLDPDCNPDLIICDGSRLQGEAQLDVNELIRSTLRIANLLSDPQFTANINSVARNASDALVAITALSQDVSGLTNEVEQLVEGGSVENTLTSLGEAADEVRLLVATNRTALSDTLVSFQQSSDQLRGTLNTISLTVDEISPVVSEGNLQEIVTNLEVMSANAAEAAANLRDFSTGINDPANALILQQLLDSARSVFQNVEKITADLDELTGDPAFRNNLRQLIESLNRLVDASEQLERQAEIAKVLNSLTVALAPGTPDSATTPLPRSPALKSPELALPSQPLPRQDRLPHSSAPPPRSTPSATSPRYGSDRVSPNEHQQPDAAAPSSFSLPTSEATESVPNARPNTQ comes from the coding sequence ATGCAAACGGCAAGGCGGAGCGCAGGACTATCGCGATCGATGCGGCAAAGCGCTGTAGGGTTCCTGTTTTTAGGATCAGTGGCGCTGTTTATTGGGCTGTTGTTGTGGCTGCAAAACCTGAATCCTGCTCGTCGCAGCTATCGAGCCTTTATCGAATTCTCTGATGCAGGTGGGATGACTCCCGGCACAGTGGTGGCCTATCGAGGCGTGAGAGTTGGGCGAGTGGTGAGCATCGAACCTCAGCCTCAAGGGGTGGTGATTGAGGTTGAACTGGCCCGAGCCGATCGCCCAATTCCCAGCAATTCCATCATCGAAGCTAATCAGTCCGGCTTGGTGGGCGAAACTTCAATTAATATCACGCCGCTAGAAGTTTTGCCTTCCGATCGAGAAATTGCAGGGCCGCTAGACCCAGACTGTAATCCCGATCTGATTATCTGCGACGGTTCGCGCTTGCAAGGGGAAGCACAACTGGACGTGAATGAATTGATTCGATCGACCTTGCGCATTGCCAACCTGCTCAGCGATCCGCAATTTACCGCCAACATTAACTCAGTGGCCAGAAACGCCTCCGATGCCCTCGTTGCCATTACTGCCCTCAGCCAAGATGTCTCTGGGTTGACCAATGAAGTCGAACAACTCGTCGAAGGTGGCAGTGTCGAAAACACACTGACTTCCTTGGGAGAGGCGGCCGATGAAGTGCGGTTGCTCGTTGCCACCAATCGCACTGCTCTCTCAGATACGCTAGTGAGTTTTCAGCAATCTAGTGATCAACTGCGCGGTACGCTGAACACCATTTCCCTCACCGTCGATGAAATTTCTCCAGTGGTGAGTGAGGGCAATTTGCAGGAAATTGTTACTAATTTAGAAGTAATGTCTGCCAATGCAGCCGAAGCCGCTGCGAACCTGCGCGACTTCTCGACTGGAATCAACGATCCAGCGAATGCGCTGATACTGCAACAGTTGCTCGATTCGGCTCGATCGGTGTTTCAAAATGTGGAGAAAATTACTGCCGATCTCGATGAGTTAACGGGCGATCCGGCCTTTCGCAACAATCTACGCCAACTGATTGAGTCTCTCAACCGCTTAGTCGATGCCTCCGAACAGCTTGAGCGACAAGCCGAGATCGCCAAAGTGCTGAATTCATTGACCGTAGCCCTTGCTCCGGGAACTCCTGATTCAGCAACCACACCCCTGCCACGATCGCCAGCGCTGAAGTCACCGGAGCTAGCCTTGCCATCTCAACCACTACCAAGGCAGGATAGGCTGCCCCACTCATCTGCTCCTCCGCCTCGATCGACTCCATCCGCTACTTCCCCTCGGTATGGTAGCGATCGGGTTAGTCCAAATGAGCATCAGCAACCAGATGCTGCCGCACCCTCGTCGTTCTCGTTGCCAACCAGCGAAGCGACTGAATCTGTTCCGAACGCAAGACCAAACACCCAGTAG
- a CDS encoding WD40 repeat domain-containing protein, whose product MDNLYNLMRCKVTNRSRRLIAWIVAGLMSVGIIGCSHSDSASSRPSAPDSLTLGATITNEPTARLERTFAASKSPIKALAFSPDGQMLVSGSLNGDTKIWNADTGELLRQVSDRPSIQSIAVSADTVPAYQSILLASGDDQGGIELHNLTTGELRQTLAIPETVVQSVAFSPNGQWLASGQWNGTVQLWDIETGERLSTLANHDYGVTVVMFAPATNTESPLLISADYDGNVKLWRSNNGELLRTFNTARYPVLALAISPDGKTLVTGNGDGTVKSWKLPSGRYIQGFLGHLDAVTALTISPDGQTLASSSRDKTIKLWDLATGTLIQTLSDAQMDSIMALAFSPNGDKLVSGDQAGMIQVWHRN is encoded by the coding sequence ATGGACAACTTGTACAATCTAATGCGATGCAAGGTAACAAACCGATCGCGGCGCTTAATTGCCTGGATAGTAGCAGGCCTAATGTCGGTGGGGATAATTGGCTGTAGCCATTCGGATTCCGCTTCATCGCGGCCATCTGCTCCTGACTCGTTAACCCTTGGCGCTACTATTACCAATGAACCAACCGCCCGGCTAGAGCGCACCTTCGCGGCATCAAAATCTCCAATTAAAGCCCTTGCCTTCAGCCCGGATGGACAAATGCTCGTCAGTGGTAGCTTGAATGGTGATACGAAGATCTGGAATGCAGACACGGGAGAATTGCTTCGACAGGTTAGCGATCGCCCCTCGATTCAATCGATCGCGGTGAGTGCAGACACGGTGCCCGCCTATCAATCAATCCTGCTGGCCAGCGGCGATGACCAAGGCGGCATTGAACTGCACAATCTCACCACTGGAGAATTACGACAGACGCTGGCGATTCCCGAAACAGTGGTGCAATCGGTGGCGTTTAGTCCCAATGGTCAATGGCTAGCCAGCGGACAGTGGAATGGCACGGTACAGCTTTGGGATATAGAAACTGGAGAACGGCTAAGCACCTTGGCTAACCATGACTATGGTGTAACCGTGGTGATGTTTGCACCTGCCACCAATACGGAATCGCCTCTGCTCATCAGTGCTGACTATGACGGCAATGTTAAATTATGGCGATCGAACAACGGAGAACTGCTTCGTACTTTCAATACGGCTCGCTATCCTGTGCTTGCTCTTGCGATTAGTCCGGACGGCAAAACGCTGGTGACGGGTAATGGAGATGGCACAGTCAAAAGCTGGAAATTACCCAGCGGTCGCTATATTCAAGGATTTCTGGGACATCTAGATGCGGTCACCGCCCTAACCATAAGCCCGGATGGACAAACTTTAGCTAGTAGTAGCCGCGATAAAACCATTAAACTGTGGGATCTCGCAACTGGAACCTTGATACAAACTCTCTCAGACGCACAGATGGACTCAATCATGGCGCTGGCTTTTAGCCCCAATGGAGACAAATTGGTCAGTGGCGATCAAGCGGGAATGATTCAGGTCTGGCACAGAAACTAG
- the hetZ gene encoding heterocyst differentiation protein HetZ, producing METIFQLIFSELKQTTRASEQNCRAVATRLAGEVNRICSESKRIQASGEVETWSTTLARHRLKQCLKYYELGSHRGRVELHSTLSAVVYRYITPPQVQSSYQARLTLIEDFLQGFYIESLSAFRRENQMAADYRPRTLLELAEYMAFSERYGKRRIPLPGRRSQQLIILRAQTFSQQQPPETMVDIEQAAEGSSGEADARSTVPMPQVREQMMAMEPELPEDALRHTVIAELMSYLEERQQQDCADYFALRLQDLPANEIEAILGLTARQRDYLQQRFKYHLIRFSLSHHWELVHQWLEADLERNFGLTPQQWQVLQDCLTPQQQELLQLKQKGMPDVSITQAIGLTPTQLQKQWSKLLEQAWEIRNNFFSGPNPQVDE from the coding sequence GTGGAGACAATTTTCCAACTGATCTTCAGCGAGTTGAAACAAACAACTCGTGCATCTGAACAAAATTGTCGGGCCGTTGCCACCCGTTTAGCCGGAGAAGTGAACCGCATCTGTTCAGAGAGCAAGCGGATTCAAGCGTCTGGAGAGGTGGAAACGTGGTCTACAACGCTGGCACGTCACCGACTGAAGCAATGCCTCAAGTACTATGAACTGGGGTCTCATCGCGGCCGAGTAGAATTACATAGCACTCTGAGTGCCGTGGTTTATCGATACATTACTCCTCCCCAGGTACAGTCGAGCTACCAAGCCCGTCTGACCCTGATTGAAGATTTTTTGCAAGGATTTTACATCGAATCGCTTAGTGCCTTCCGCCGCGAGAACCAGATGGCAGCAGACTATCGCCCTCGCACACTGTTGGAATTGGCGGAATATATGGCTTTTAGCGAACGCTATGGCAAGCGGCGCATTCCACTGCCGGGTCGTCGCAGCCAGCAATTGATCATTCTGCGGGCGCAAACTTTTTCGCAGCAACAACCCCCCGAAACAATGGTGGACATTGAACAAGCGGCTGAAGGATCAAGCGGAGAAGCCGATGCCCGCAGTACCGTTCCAATGCCACAAGTGCGGGAACAAATGATGGCCATGGAACCAGAGTTGCCCGAAGATGCGCTCCGCCATACGGTGATTGCTGAGTTGATGAGCTACTTGGAAGAACGCCAGCAGCAAGATTGCGCTGACTATTTTGCTTTGCGGCTGCAAGATCTGCCCGCGAATGAAATTGAGGCCATTCTGGGACTAACCGCTAGACAGCGAGACTATTTGCAGCAACGCTTTAAATATCATCTGATTCGATTTTCGCTATCGCACCATTGGGAATTGGTGCATCAGTGGCTAGAGGCCGATCTGGAACGTAATTTTGGGCTAACGCCGCAGCAATGGCAAGTCTTGCAAGATTGCCTCACGCCGCAGCAACAGGAGCTACTGCAACTTAAACAAAAAGGAATGCCGGATGTATCAATCACACAGGCGATCGGGCTGACCCCAACTCAGTTGCAAAAGCAATGGTCAAAATTACTGGAACAAGCTTGGGAAATTCGCAATAATTTTTTTTCCGGGCCCAATCCACAGGTTGATGAATAA
- the puuE gene encoding allantoinase PuuE produces MVDRYPRDMVGYGQHTPDPNWPDQARVAVQFVINYEEGGENCVLHGDESAEAFLSEVVGAVPLAGVRHMNIESCYEYGSRAGFWRLHRLFTQRGIPVTVYGVAMALERNPEAVAAMNEGNWEIASHGYRWIDYKYFAEPTEREHLQMAIEIHTRVTGSRPLGWYTGRNSPNTRKLVVEEGGFLYDSDSYADDLPYWVQDYDQPHLVIPYTLDNNDMRFATSQGFNSGDQFFAYLRDAFDLLYAEGETAPKMMSVGLHCRLVGRPGRAAALARFLDYVQQHDRVWLCRRVDIARHWHEHHAPKPKH; encoded by the coding sequence ATGGTCGATCGCTATCCCAGAGACATGGTGGGGTATGGCCAGCATACTCCTGACCCCAACTGGCCAGATCAAGCCCGGGTTGCAGTACAGTTTGTGATTAACTACGAAGAAGGCGGCGAAAACTGCGTGCTGCATGGGGACGAATCGGCCGAGGCGTTTCTGTCTGAAGTAGTAGGGGCGGTTCCTCTAGCCGGAGTGCGGCACATGAATATTGAATCTTGCTATGAGTACGGTAGCCGAGCCGGGTTTTGGCGGTTACATCGACTGTTTACCCAGCGTGGCATTCCTGTGACGGTTTATGGTGTGGCGATGGCGCTGGAACGCAATCCCGAAGCGGTGGCCGCTATGAATGAAGGTAACTGGGAAATTGCCAGTCATGGCTATCGCTGGATTGATTATAAGTATTTCGCTGAACCAACTGAACGCGAACATTTGCAAATGGCGATCGAGATTCACACTCGCGTTACCGGCAGCCGTCCCCTGGGGTGGTATACAGGGCGTAACAGTCCCAACACCCGCAAATTGGTGGTGGAGGAGGGTGGGTTTCTATATGATTCCGATAGCTATGCCGACGACTTGCCCTATTGGGTGCAAGACTATGACCAACCCCATTTGGTGATTCCCTACACGCTCGACAACAACGACATGCGGTTTGCTACCAGTCAGGGCTTTAATTCAGGTGATCAGTTTTTTGCCTATTTACGCGATGCCTTTGATTTGCTCTATGCCGAAGGTGAAACGGCTCCAAAAATGATGAGCGTGGGGCTACACTGCCGTTTGGTGGGGCGTCCGGGACGGGCGGCTGCCTTGGCGCGTTTCCTAGACTATGTGCAACAGCACGATCGGGTTTGGCTGTGTCGCCGCGTGGATATTGCTCGGCATTGGCATGAGCATCATGCGCCCAAACCGAAACACTAA
- a CDS encoding aminotransferase class I/II-fold pyridoxal phosphate-dependent enzyme gives MKDEVRQEFDPRQASTPLLDRLKTCAQRSSVAFHTPGHKRGQGISANLRDWLGQAVFQADLPELPELDNLFAPKGVIQQAQVLAAAAFGAEQTWFLANGSTCGIEAAVLATCQPGDKIVLPRNVHQSAIAALILSGAIPIYVQPDYDAEWDVAHGVSPTTIKTAIAQHPDAKAVLIVSPTYYGVTSPVQEIAEIVHQHDIPLLVDEAHGAHFAFHPDLPPSALSQGADLAVQSIHKTLSALTQAAMLHVQGDRIDRDRLTRCLSLVQSTSPNYLLLASLDAARQQMAIQGQPLMEQALSLSNRVRQELEQISGLLVLADRSDLLPGFAALDWTRITIDVIRLGLTGFAADEILHETFGVTAELPGLRHLTFILTFGNTNADIDRLVSAFRVLSTLKPQPQLESHCLSSSSFLLPPFSLPPLTPRQAFFSAAVTLPIAHAIDRISAELVCPYPPGIPVLLPGEVITTEAIEYLQQVLAAGGVVAGCTDSTLETLRIVNG, from the coding sequence ATGAAGGATGAGGTGCGGCAAGAATTCGATCCACGTCAAGCATCTACACCACTGTTAGACAGACTGAAAACCTGCGCCCAACGATCGTCTGTGGCGTTCCACACACCTGGACACAAGCGGGGACAGGGCATCTCCGCTAACTTGAGAGATTGGCTGGGGCAAGCAGTATTTCAAGCAGATTTGCCAGAATTGCCGGAACTGGACAACTTGTTTGCACCCAAGGGCGTGATTCAGCAAGCGCAAGTGTTAGCCGCCGCCGCCTTTGGGGCAGAGCAGACATGGTTTTTGGCGAATGGGTCTACGTGTGGAATAGAAGCCGCTGTGTTGGCGACCTGTCAGCCAGGAGACAAGATAGTTCTGCCGCGTAATGTGCATCAGTCGGCGATCGCCGCTCTAATTCTCTCAGGAGCCATTCCTATATATGTGCAGCCTGACTATGATGCAGAGTGGGACGTGGCGCATGGGGTTTCACCTACTACAATTAAAACGGCGATCGCGCAACACCCTGATGCCAAAGCGGTGTTGATTGTGTCACCCACCTACTACGGTGTAACCAGCCCAGTGCAGGAAATCGCTGAAATTGTCCATCAGCATGATATTCCTCTGCTAGTAGACGAAGCTCACGGTGCTCATTTCGCCTTTCATCCTGACTTGCCGCCGTCGGCTTTGTCGCAAGGAGCCGATCTAGCGGTGCAGTCAATCCACAAAACCCTGTCAGCCCTAACCCAAGCGGCTATGCTGCATGTGCAAGGCGATCGCATCGATCGCGATCGCCTCACCCGCTGCTTATCTTTGGTGCAGTCCACTAGTCCCAACTATTTGCTGCTAGCTTCATTAGACGCCGCCCGCCAGCAGATGGCCATCCAAGGACAACCCTTGATGGAACAAGCGCTGAGTTTGTCCAACCGCGTCAGACAGGAACTTGAGCAAATTTCGGGGCTACTCGTGTTAGCCGATCGCTCCGATCTGCTTCCTGGCTTCGCCGCTCTGGACTGGACTCGCATCACGATTGATGTCATTAGATTAGGATTAACTGGCTTTGCCGCAGACGAAATATTGCACGAGACCTTTGGTGTCACCGCAGAACTGCCCGGTCTGCGCCATCTCACCTTCATCCTGACGTTTGGTAACACCAACGCAGACATCGATCGATTAGTATCAGCGTTTAGAGTATTATCTACACTCAAACCGCAACCCCAACTAGAATCCCATTGCCTTTCTTCATCATCCTTTCTGCTTCCTCCCTTCTCTCTTCCCCCCCTCACGCCCCGTCAAGCCTTCTTCTCAGCGGCTGTCACCCTGCCGATCGCCCACGCGATTGACCGCATCAGTGCCGAGTTGGTTTGTCCCTATCCGCCTGGAATCCCTGTACTGTTACCCGGCGAAGTAATCACGACCGAGGCGATCGAGTATTTGCAGCAAGTCCTAGCTGCCGGGGGCGTTGTGGCAGGATGCACCGACTCAACCCTGGAAACCCTGAGAATTGTCAACGGTTGA